Part of the Bacteroidales bacterium genome is shown below.
GGAGGGATAATGCCCGAGGGCAAAGGCTTGTTGTTCTCATCAACCCTGAGTGCCCAGCCGGTTAAATCAACCGCTTCCGAGGTCCGGTTATATAGCTCAATATATTCAGCTTCCGGCAAATCCACCGAGGGATAAGGATCGGCCATGATCTCATTGATAACGATATCAAAAGCTTTCGTCCTGGAAAAATAAAAGTTCCCCGTGAAAGGAGACAGGGTATCGCCGTGAGAATCTTCAATACCACTGATGTTAAGCTGGTATTCCTGTCCCGGCTGAAAAGGCCGGCCAGTTACCAGAGCCACGCGAGAGGGATGATCAGAAAGGAAAAAAACAGCATCCGGAGATCCTATGTCCGGTGTAATCTTATAGTTGGCCGGATTTTTGGCTGATGTCGTATCGGCGGTACGGCTAAATAAAACCAAAAGAGAATCGTTTGCAGGAACCATCAATGTATCGACCCGCAGTTTTTCATACTGAAAAGACAGGATGGTATCTTTCAAAGGATTGCCAGCCAAATCGGACAATCCCGATATCGACAGATCATATTCAAAAGCATCTGCTAATGGTCTGTCAAATAACAGTTGTATTTTGGCAGGGAGGGTATCCAGTAAAGTTATCTCTGCAATTTCAACATCCCCGTTGATCAGGGTAAAATGAGCAGGATCCGTCAGGGAAGTTTGATCCATTTGTTCGGAAAAATCAATATTCAGAGCGGTGTGATGAGGCACATGGCTGTAAATGACCCTGGGAGGCAGTGTATCCTGAATAAGTGGACCGATATAAATGTTATCAAACCACAACTTTTGATCGGCTGTTGAAGTATATTCATGATAAATCCCGGTAAATTCCGAAGCAAGATACACAGAATCGGTAACCCGTCCGATTTCATACAATTGTTCAAATGTTCCGTTGGTATCCAGCTTTACTGTCCATAATCCGGGATCAGTGTAAATGATTTCAAAACCCACCGCCTGGTCAACATTGATGTGATCCTCCCAGTTGAACTCGGTATCCAGTATTACATAACCCGATCCCGAAGCAATCCTCCATAATTTAATTTTGTCATCCGAACCGCTATAATTTACGCCAACCACATAACCGTTGGCCCCGCCTGAAGGATGCATCTCCCTGGCATCCTGGTCGGAAGCGAGAAAAAATCCCCAGTTGTTGCTTCCTGAGGGACGATATCCATATTTAACCTGAAAACGCCAAACCAGGTTTGTATCCTTCAGATCGAGCGAGGCGGGAAATGACAGCCTGTCACGACCGGCATCCTGATTATCGAAAATGTGATGCAGGGAATAGGAACCTTCTATTGGGGCAATGGAATCCAAACCCCACCGGTTTGCCGGATACTGATACCACTGATCAAGATCCTGCGATTCAAAATCAAAAAACACCTGGCCTCCTGCATATGAGGCCATAAGTGTAAAAAAAACAAAAAGGATTTTTTTCATGTATTAAAAATTAATAATATATTTGAAAACCTTAGTAATTTTACAAATTTCTACTTAAAAATAAAAATTTTACGGTTATGAAAATTGCAGTTGTAGGCGCCACAGGAATCGTCGGGCAGGAAATGTTAAAAGTATTGGTTGAAAGGCAATTTCCTTATTCAGAAATTTATCCGGTGGGTTCGGAAAGATCTCAGGGAAAAAAAGTGGAAGTCAACGGAAAAGAAGTGGAAGTAAAGGGGATTCAGGAAGCTGTAGATATCAGGCCCGATCTCGCCCTGTTTTCTGCGGGAAAAGACGTAGCTCTGGAGTGGGCACCGGAATTTGCCAGCGCAGGTACAACCGTTATCGACAATTCAGCGGCTTTCAGGATGGAAGATGACAAAAAGCTTATTGTACCGGAAATTAACGGTAACCTCCTGACAAAAGACGACAAAATTATCGCCAATCCCAACTGTTCCACCATTCAGATGGTCATGGCCTTATACCCCCTTCATAAAAAGTTCCGGATCAACAGGGTGGTAGTTGCCACCTACCAGGCGGTTTCGGGATCAGGAAAAGAAGCTGTTGATCAGTTGGAAGCCGAAATAAACAATAAGGAAGGCAAAAAAGCGTATCCCTACCAGATTTTTAACAATTGTATCCCCCACTGCGGAGGCTTTCTGGATAACAACTATACATCAGAAGAAACCAAACTGGTATATGAAACCCAAAAAATCATAGATCCCAGCATACTGGTGACTGCCACGGCAGTGAGAATACCGGTTTACAGGGGTCATTCGGAGGCGGTGAACATCACCTTCCAGAATGAATTCGACATGCTCGAAGTGAAAAACACCCTCAAAAATACTCCGGGAATTGTAATGTATGACAATATTGAGGAAAATCTTTACCCCATGCCCAAAACGAGTGAAAATAAAGATGAGGTATTTATTGGCCGGCTAAGAAGGGATTTTTCACAGGGAAAGAGCTTAAACATGTGGGTTGTGGCGGATAACCTAAGAAAAGGTGCGGCAACCAATGCCATACAAATTGCAGAACATCTGCTGGAAAATAAATTGCTTTAAGGTAAGAAGCATTCGTTTGGCTAACATTATAAAGATGGCTGCTACAATCCCGCTACAGATAATCAATTCAATCAAACAACCGGCTTCGGTAGCTGACCGCAACTACAATTATACTTTTGTAAACCAGGCCTTTTGTGATCATCATCAAAAAGCACGGGAAGAGATTATTGGCTCTCCGGTGGAAAACCTGACCGGGAAGCAATGCTTCATGAAACAGGTGAAACCTTATATTGACAGATGCCTGAAAGGAGAAGAAGCAGTCAGTTATCGGCTCAATGACCCGCGAACA
Proteins encoded:
- a CDS encoding aspartate-semialdehyde dehydrogenase, with amino-acid sequence MKIAVVGATGIVGQEMLKVLVERQFPYSEIYPVGSERSQGKKVEVNGKEVEVKGIQEAVDIRPDLALFSAGKDVALEWAPEFASAGTTVIDNSAAFRMEDDKKLIVPEINGNLLTKDDKIIANPNCSTIQMVMALYPLHKKFRINRVVVATYQAVSGSGKEAVDQLEAEINNKEGKKAYPYQIFNNCIPHCGGFLDNNYTSEETKLVYETQKIIDPSILVTATAVRIPVYRGHSEAVNITFQNEFDMLEVKNTLKNTPGIVMYDNIEENLYPMPKTSENKDEVFIGRLRRDFSQGKSLNMWVVADNLRKGAATNAIQIAEHLLENKLL